The following proteins are co-located in the Eleginops maclovinus isolate JMC-PN-2008 ecotype Puerto Natales chromosome 23, JC_Emac_rtc_rv5, whole genome shotgun sequence genome:
- the grxcr1a gene encoding glutaredoxin domain-containing cysteine-rich protein 1 encodes MEGSMPMAGQEKPQKRVRFRVASGNSGRVLKEMFKDEGPSDSLDSDCTSSSDADRASTPSTSEDTHLYGHLGSELDDSECEPDELLRYAGATKDWMFTTKRVNILSKNGTVRGVKHKVIAGQTLFENLPSTNSVELALEFGRIVIYTTSFRVVRTTFERCELVRKIFQNHRVRFVEKNIALDFEYGKELEERCKRVGEPPSLPVVFIDGHYLGGAEKILGMNESGELQDLLTKIERVQQPQTCQTCGGFAFIPCPMCHGSKMSVFRNCFTDSFKALKCTSCNENGLQPCVSCSH; translated from the exons ATGGAGGGGTCGATGCCGATGGCTGGACAGGAGAAGCCACAGAAGCGGGTGAGGTTCCGCGTGGCTTCGGGGAACAGCGGCCGGGTGCTGAAGGAGATGTTCAAGGATGAGGGTCCTTCAGACTCCCTGGATTCAGACTGCACCAGCAGCTCTGATGCAGATCGAGCCAGCACCCCATCTACAAGTGAAGACACACACCTGTATGGACACCTGGGCTCTGAACTGGACGACAGTGAGTGTGAGCCTGATGAACTGCTCAGGTACGCAGGGGCCACAAAGGATTGGATGTTCACCACCAAGAGGGTCAACATACTCAGTAAAAATGGGACTGTAAGAGGGGTCAAGCACAAAGTCATCGCGGGACAGACACTATTTGAAAACCTCCCCAGTACCAACAGT GTTGAGTTAGCTCTTGAATTCGGGCGGATAGTGATTTACACTACGAGTTTCCGTGTGGTGAGGACAACCTTTGAGCGCTGCGAGCTGGTCCGGAAGATCTTCCAGAACCACAGGGTGAGGTTTGTGGAGAAGAACATCGCCCTGGACTTCGAGTACgggaaggagctggaggagcggtGCAAACGTGTGGGAGAGCCTCCTTCATTACCAGTCGTGTTCATCGACGGACACTACCTTGGG GGTGCTGAGAAAATACTAGGCATGAACGAATCAGGAGAGCTTCAAGATCTTCTGACCAAAATTGAG AGGGTTCAGCAGCCCCAGACGTGCCAGACCTGCGGGGGCTTCGCCTTCATCCCGTGCCCAATGTGCCATGGCAGTAAGATGTCCGTGTTTCGCAACTGCTTCACGGATTCCTTCAAAGCCCTCAAGTGCACTTCCTGCAACGAGAACGGCCTGCAGCCCTGCGTGAGCTGCAGCCACTGA